Proteins encoded in a region of the Candidatus Cloacimonadota bacterium genome:
- a CDS encoding GNAT family N-acetyltransferase: MKIRKFKIEDYEQLIRLWIDAGLPFKPKGRDRKEEFEKQIKKPENLYLSVFKENKLIGFVMASHNRRKGWINRLAVHPEFQKKGLASLLIKRAEEFFIKEGVDIFACLIEDWNDRSLKLFEKSGYKPHREIIYYTKRNHPDV; encoded by the coding sequence ATGAAAATCAGAAAATTCAAGATCGAAGATTACGAGCAATTGATCCGATTATGGATCGATGCCGGGCTTCCCTTCAAACCAAAAGGAAGAGACCGGAAAGAAGAATTCGAGAAGCAGATAAAAAAACCGGAAAACCTCTACTTATCAGTATTCAAGGAAAATAAGCTGATCGGTTTTGTCATGGCAAGTCATAACCGGAGAAAAGGCTGGATCAACCGTCTGGCTGTTCATCCGGAATTTCAGAAAAAAGGTCTGGCTTCGCTTTTGATCAAAAGAGCAGAAGAATTTTTTATCAAAGAAGGTGTGGATATTTTTGCCTGTTTGATCGAGGACTGGAATGACCGCTCTCTGAAATTATTTGAGAAATCAGGATACAAACCACATCGAGAGATCATTTATTATACAAAAAGAAATCATCCTGATGTTTAG